The Fulvivirga ligni genome window below encodes:
- a CDS encoding response regulator, whose protein sequence is MDLILLIDDDKDDNFLHTRTIKKSDITKEVASFLDAEDALAYLKSAETKKPDLIFLDINMPKMNGWDFLNEYTKLPDDKKGSIVVMLTTSVNPDDKHKALSFQNVVSYTNKPLTQMELLDLIKKVRP, encoded by the coding sequence ATGGACCTGATCTTATTAATAGATGATGATAAGGATGATAATTTTCTTCATACCAGAACTATCAAAAAAAGTGATATCACTAAGGAAGTTGCCTCATTTTTAGATGCGGAAGATGCTTTAGCATACTTGAAATCTGCAGAAACTAAAAAGCCAGATTTAATATTTTTGGATATAAATATGCCAAAAATGAATGGATGGGATTTCTTAAATGAATATACTAAACTTCCAGATGACAAAAAGGGCTCTATTGTAGTAATGCTCACAACCTCCGTTAACCCGGATGATAAACATAAGGCACTGAGCTTTCAGAATGTGGTTTCCTACACTAATAAACCTCTAACTCAAATGGAATTGTTGGATCTTATTAAAAAAGTAAGGCCTTAG